Below is a window of Thermodesulfomicrobium sp. WS DNA.
GGCCATGACCTTGGTCTGCGCGTTTTGGCGGGGGATGTTGTAGGGGCAGGCCTCGCGGATTTCGTTGAAGTCCGGGAGGTCTTTGGTCTTTTCGGTGAAGACCACGGCCCCGGTTTTTTCGTCGTGGTAGATGGCCGCGCTGTCGTAGGCATCGGCGGTCATCTTGCAGGGCGGCTCGATGCAGTGCCGGCACTGTTCCGGGAAGAAGGCCCAGGTGACGAGCCCCCCTTGAGCGTCAGCGATTTCCTGCATGTGGACGAGTTTGTAGGTGATGGCCGAGAGGTCTTTGGGGTTCTGGTGGGAGCCCCAGTTTTTGGTCTCTTCCGCCGGGAGTTTGTTCCATTGCTTGCAGGCCACCTGGCATCCGCGGCAGGCCGTGCATTTGGTCAGATCCACAAAGAAGGCTTTTCCGGACATGGCTCTTTCTCCTTAGGCTTTGCGCACGTTGACCATGAAGGCCTTGCTTTCCGGAATGGCCGTGTTGGGATCGCCCACTGCTGCGGTCAGCAGGTTCGCGGCGTCTCCGCCGCCTTTGGGCCATATCCAGCCATAATGCCAGGGAATGCCCACCTGGTGGATGGTGTTTCCAAGGACCTTAAACGGCTTC
It encodes the following:
- a CDS encoding 4Fe-4S dicluster domain-containing protein, which codes for MSGKAFFVDLTKCTACRGCQVACKQWNKLPAEETKNWGSHQNPKDLSAITYKLVHMQEIADAQGGLVTWAFFPEQCRHCIEPPCKMTADAYDSAAIYHDEKTGAVVFTEKTKDLPDFNEIREACPYNIPRQNAQTKVMAKCTMCLDRVQNGLKPACVQVCPTGTMNFGDYDDMLALAQKRLAEAQKRYPEATLGDPESVRVIYLYPVEPKKIHTYAVASLDVPLLDRRSLLARLTPFRRPLA